One region of Immundisolibacter sp. genomic DNA includes:
- the nifH gene encoding nitrogenase iron protein, with the protein MSDLRQIAFYGKGGIGKSTTSQNTLAALADLGEKILIVGCDPKADSTRLILHAKAQDTILSLAAAAGSVEDLELDQVMKTGYKGIRCVESGGPEPGVGCAGRGVITSINFLEEEGAYDDMNYVSYDVLGDVVCGGFAMPIRENKAQEIYIVMSGEMMAMYAANNIAKGVLKYANSGGVRLGGLICNERQTDKEYELADSLAKKLGTKLIHFIPRDNVVQHAELRRMTVLEYAPDSKQADEYRTLAKKIHENKGNGTIPTPITMDELEDLLMEHGIMKRVDESIVGKTAAELAADAAAAAAA; encoded by the coding sequence ATGTCTGATCTGCGTCAAATCGCCTTTTATGGCAAAGGTGGCATCGGCAAGTCCACCACCTCTCAGAACACTCTGGCGGCCCTGGCCGACCTGGGCGAGAAAATTCTCATCGTCGGCTGCGACCCGAAAGCCGACTCCACCCGCCTGATCCTGCACGCCAAGGCGCAGGACACCATTCTGTCCCTGGCCGCGGCCGCCGGCAGCGTGGAGGATCTGGAACTCGATCAGGTGATGAAAACCGGCTACAAGGGCATCCGCTGCGTCGAGTCGGGCGGCCCCGAGCCGGGTGTCGGCTGCGCCGGTCGCGGCGTGATCACTTCGATCAACTTCCTCGAAGAGGAAGGCGCCTACGACGACATGAATTACGTTTCCTACGACGTGCTGGGCGACGTGGTGTGCGGCGGTTTCGCCATGCCCATCCGCGAGAACAAGGCGCAGGAAATCTACATCGTCATGTCCGGCGAGATGATGGCCATGTATGCGGCCAACAACATCGCCAAGGGCGTTCTGAAGTACGCGAACTCCGGCGGCGTGCGCCTGGGCGGCCTGATCTGCAACGAGCGGCAGACCGACAAGGAATATGAGCTCGCCGATTCGCTGGCCAAGAAGCTCGGCACCAAGCTGATTCACTTCATTCCGCGCGACAACGTCGTCCAGCACGCCGAACTGCGTCGCATGACGGTTCTGGAATATGCGCCGGATTCCAAGCAGGCCGACGAGTATCGGACGCTGGCGAAGAAGATCCATGAAAACAAGGGCAACGGCACCATTCCGACGCCCATCACCATGGATGAACTCGAAGACCTGCTGATGGAGCACGGCATCATGAAGCGGGTGGACGAATCCATCGTCGGCAAGACCGCAGCGGAACTCGCGGCCGATGCCGCGGCGGCGGCTGCGGCCTGA
- the nifD gene encoding nitrogenase molybdenum-iron protein alpha chain has protein sequence MSLTVEQTKERNKALIDEVLEVYPDKTAKRRGKHLGTFEEGKSDCGVKSNVKSIPGVMTIRGCAYAGSKGVVWGPIKDMIHISHGPVGCGQYSWAARRNYYIGTTGVDTFVTMQFTSDFQEKDIVFGGDKKLAKIMDEIEVLFPLNHGITVQSECPIGLIGDDIEAVSKAKSKEYGGKTIVPVRCEGFRGVSQSLGHHIANDSIRDWVFDKLDPDRPAPFESSPYDIAIIGDYNIGGDAWSSRILLEEMGLRVVAQWSGDGSIAELENTPKAKLNVLHCYRSMNYISRHMEEKYGIPWVEYNFFGPTKIAESLREIAGHFDDKIKEGAERVIAKYQPLMQAVIDKYRPRLEGKKVMLFVGGLRPRHVIGAYEDLGMEVIGTGYEFGHNDDYQRTTHYVKDGTLIYDDVTGYEFEKFVEALEPDLVASGIKEKYVFQKMGYPFRQMHSWDYSGPYHGYDGFAIFARDMDMAINSPVWALTKTPWK, from the coding sequence ATGAGCCTGACAGTCGAACAAACCAAAGAGCGCAACAAGGCGCTCATCGACGAAGTGCTGGAGGTCTATCCGGATAAGACCGCCAAGCGCCGCGGCAAGCATCTGGGCACTTTCGAGGAAGGCAAGTCCGACTGCGGCGTCAAGTCCAATGTCAAATCCATTCCCGGCGTGATGACCATTCGTGGTTGCGCCTACGCCGGTTCCAAGGGCGTGGTGTGGGGTCCGATCAAGGACATGATCCACATCTCCCACGGTCCGGTGGGCTGCGGCCAGTATTCCTGGGCGGCGCGGCGCAATTACTACATCGGCACCACGGGGGTGGATACCTTCGTGACCATGCAGTTCACCTCCGATTTCCAGGAAAAGGACATCGTCTTCGGCGGCGACAAGAAGCTCGCCAAGATCATGGACGAAATCGAGGTGCTGTTTCCGCTCAACCACGGCATCACGGTGCAGTCCGAATGCCCGATCGGCCTGATCGGCGACGACATCGAGGCCGTTTCCAAGGCCAAGTCGAAGGAATACGGCGGCAAGACCATCGTGCCGGTGCGCTGCGAGGGCTTCCGCGGCGTGAGCCAGTCGCTGGGCCATCACATCGCCAACGATTCGATCCGCGACTGGGTGTTCGACAAGCTCGACCCGGACCGTCCGGCGCCGTTCGAGAGCTCGCCCTACGACATCGCCATCATCGGCGACTACAACATCGGCGGCGATGCCTGGTCCTCGCGCATCCTGCTGGAGGAAATGGGCCTGCGCGTGGTGGCGCAGTGGTCCGGCGACGGCTCCATCGCCGAGCTTGAGAACACGCCCAAGGCCAAGCTCAACGTGCTGCACTGCTACCGCTCGATGAACTACATCAGCCGGCACATGGAAGAAAAGTACGGGATTCCGTGGGTGGAATACAACTTCTTCGGGCCGACCAAGATCGCCGAATCGCTGCGCGAAATCGCCGGCCATTTCGACGACAAGATCAAGGAAGGCGCTGAGCGGGTCATCGCCAAGTACCAGCCGCTGATGCAGGCGGTGATCGACAAGTACCGCCCGCGCCTGGAAGGCAAGAAGGTGATGCTGTTCGTCGGCGGCCTGCGCCCGCGCCATGTCATCGGTGCCTACGAGGATCTGGGCATGGAGGTCATCGGAACCGGCTATGAGTTCGGTCACAACGACGACTACCAGCGCACCACCCACTACGTGAAGGACGGCACGCTGATCTACGACGACGTCACCGGCTACGAGTTCGAGAAGTTCGTCGAGGCGCTGGAGCCGGACCTGGTGGCTTCCGGCATCAAGGAAAAGTACGTCTTCCAGAAGATGGGCTATCCGTTCCGGCAGATGCACTCCTGGGATTACTCGGGTCCTTATCACGGCTATGACGGCTTTGCCATCTTCGCCCGCGACATGGACATGGCGATCAATAGCCCGGTGTGGGCGCTGACCAAGACACCCTGGAAATAG
- the nifK gene encoding nitrogenase molybdenum-iron protein subunit beta, translated as MSQNADNVVDHFNLFRSPEYVDMFKTKKENFENAEPTDRVEEIREWTKTWEYREKNFARDSLTVNPAKACQPLGAVFVAVGFESTLPFVHGSQGCVAYYRSHFSRHFKEPSSCVSSSMTEDAAVFGGLNNMIDGLANAYSMYKPKMIAVSTTCMAEVIGDDLNAFIKNAKEKGSVPEEFDVPFAHTPAFVGSHITGYDNALLGVIKHFWDGKAGTVPVPERVPNEKINFVGGFDGYTVGNQREIKRIFDLMGIEYTMLCDASDVWDTPTDGEFRMYDGGTTLEDAAAALNAKATVSMQEYCTTKTLEFCASKGQETLAFNHPVGVAGTDQFLMEIARLTGKAIPEALAKERGRLVDAIADSSAHIHGKKFAIYGDPDLCYGLASFLLELGAEPTHVLSTNGGKEWEAKMQALFDSSPFGKGCHAYAGKDLWHMRSLLFTEPVDFLIGNTYGKYLERDTGTPLIRIGFPVFDRHHHHRYPVWGYQGAMNVLVWILDKIFDEIDKNTIVPAKTDYSFDIIR; from the coding sequence ATGAGCCAGAACGCCGACAACGTGGTCGATCATTTCAACTTGTTCCGGAGTCCGGAATACGTGGATATGTTCAAGACCAAGAAAGAAAACTTCGAAAACGCCGAACCCACCGACCGGGTCGAGGAAATCCGCGAGTGGACCAAGACCTGGGAATACCGGGAAAAGAACTTCGCCCGCGACTCCCTGACCGTCAATCCGGCCAAGGCCTGCCAGCCGCTGGGCGCGGTGTTCGTGGCGGTCGGCTTTGAAAGCACGCTGCCGTTCGTGCACGGTTCGCAGGGCTGCGTCGCCTATTACCGCAGCCACTTCAGCCGTCACTTCAAGGAACCCAGTTCCTGTGTGTCGTCCAGCATGACCGAGGACGCGGCGGTATTCGGCGGCCTGAACAACATGATCGACGGCCTGGCCAATGCCTACAGCATGTACAAGCCCAAGATGATCGCCGTGTCCACCACCTGCATGGCCGAGGTGATCGGCGATGACCTGAACGCCTTCATCAAGAACGCCAAGGAAAAGGGCTCGGTGCCGGAAGAATTCGACGTGCCCTTCGCCCATACCCCGGCCTTCGTCGGCAGCCACATCACTGGCTACGACAATGCGCTGCTGGGCGTGATCAAGCACTTCTGGGACGGCAAGGCCGGCACCGTGCCGGTGCCCGAGCGCGTGCCGAACGAGAAGATCAACTTCGTGGGCGGTTTCGACGGCTACACCGTCGGCAACCAGCGCGAAATCAAGCGCATCTTCGACCTGATGGGCATCGAATACACCATGCTGTGCGATGCATCGGACGTGTGGGACACGCCCACCGACGGCGAATTCCGCATGTACGACGGCGGCACCACGCTGGAAGACGCTGCCGCCGCGCTCAACGCCAAGGCGACGGTTTCCATGCAGGAATACTGCACCACCAAGACGCTGGAGTTCTGCGCCAGCAAGGGCCAGGAAACGCTCGCCTTCAACCACCCAGTCGGCGTCGCCGGCACCGACCAGTTCCTCATGGAAATCGCCCGCCTGACCGGCAAGGCCATCCCGGAGGCACTCGCCAAGGAACGCGGCCGGCTGGTGGACGCCATCGCCGATTCCAGCGCCCACATCCACGGCAAGAAGTTCGCAATCTACGGCGATCCGGACCTGTGCTATGGCCTGGCGTCCTTCCTGCTGGAACTGGGCGCCGAACCCACGCACGTGCTGTCCACCAACGGCGGCAAGGAGTGGGAGGCCAAAATGCAGGCGCTGTTCGACAGCTCACCCTTCGGCAAGGGCTGCCATGCCTACGCCGGCAAGGACCTGTGGCACATGCGCTCGCTGCTGTTCACCGAGCCGGTCGACTTCCTGATCGGCAACACCTACGGCAAGTACCTGGAGCGCGACACCGGCACGCCGCTGATCCGCATCGGCTTCCCGGTGTTCGACCGCCACCACCACCACCGCTACCCGGTGTGGGGCTACCAGGGCGCGATGAACGTCCTGGTGTGGATCCTGGACAAGATCTTCGACGAGATCGACAAGAACACCATCGTGCCGGCCAAGACCGACTACAGCTTCGACATCATTCGCTAG